In Chitinophagaceae bacterium, the DNA window GGTCATTAATTTCACGGACAGGAAGATTTCTTTTCAGGTTTACGAAAATCGTAAATAGGATTTTCACTACGGAAAGATTATTTAAGACTTTTGCGTGCAGAGAAATACTTACTACAATATCGGTGACACTAATTTTGCAATGGCTTCTGTCAATACGATCCATTTGCTTCTTTTCATCCATTCGTCAACTAAAATTTCCTCGCTGTCTTTCACATCATTATGAAAAGATGCCTTTAGCTGTTTATTGATTTGCTGGTCGTAAATCACCGCTACTGCTTCAAAGTTAAGATCGAAACTGCGGAGATCCATATTAGCGGTTCCCACAATGGAAAGATTGTCGTCGGCGGCAATAGTCTTGGCATGAATGAATCCCTTTTTATACAGGAAGATACGGACGCCTGCCATCAGTAATTCCCCATAGTAAGCTCTTGATGCAAAATTTACGAACCTCGAATCAGAAATTCCGGGAACCAGTATTCTTACATCAACGCCACTTAATGCAGCTTTTTTAATCGCATCCAGAATGCTTTCGTTCGGAACAAAATAGGGTGATGTGATGAAGAGTTCTGTCTGAGCTGTTGCAATGGCTGTAAAAAATGAAAGCATGATAGAAGCACGATCAGAATCCGGACCACTTCCCACAATCTGTACTAATTTGTTTTGTTGATTTCTAACAGGTGGGAAAAATTCCGGCACCAGGTCGAGCTCATTGTCGCAACAGAAATTCCAGTTCGAAATGAAAAGATATTGCAGTGAATAAATGCATTCGCCGCTTATTTTCAGGTGCGTATCTCTCCAGAATAAGGGTTTGGGTCTGTCATTAATGTATTTATCGGAAATGTTGATGCCACCAATAAATCCCACTTTTCCATCCACGATAATAGTCTTCCGGTGGTCGCGGTAGTTGTAACGGTTAGCAAGAAAGAAGAATTTAATTTCATAAAATGGCCTCGCATCAACACCTCCATCACGCAGCTCTTTAACAATTTTTTTCTTGATGCCATGACTGCCAAAGTCATCATAGATCAATCGGACAGTGACACCTGCCTTTGCTTTCCGTATCAACAGATCTTTAATCAGGTTGCCAATTTCATCATCATCGTAAATGTAATACTCAATGTGGATGTACTGCTCAGCCTGCTCGAGTGCGTTCAGCACCACGGGAAATTTTTGTTCGCCGTTGATCAGCAGCTCTACTGAATTTGTGTTGCTCAATGGTGAAAACGAATCTTTTAACAACAGCGATACAAGTCCCTGTTTGTTGCCAATGGTAGTTGCATATAGCTCCTGGTTTTCACTTGTTTCCGTATATGCCCATTGTCTTAACCGGTCCCGTAATTCTTTATTCTTGAATAGTTTTTTCTTATACAGCTTGTTCTTTCTGTAATTCATTCCAAAAGTGAAATAGATGATGATTCCTATGAAGGGCAGGAAAAATATTATCAGCAGGTAGGCTAATGTTTTGGTGGAATTTTGCGTGTCAAGAATCACTTTTACTGCTACACGGATAGTGATAAGAATGAAAGCAATGAATAATAATAAATTTACATAAGGGTATGGAGTCATGCTGTTAATTTCCATCAAGATAAATTAATTAGGCAAGGTGGTTGCAGGAAAGCTTTCGCTTTTAGGGCTGCTTCAAGCACTGATTGATGATTTAAAGACATTGTTGTTAAGTGAAAATAAATGAAAACGGTGACATGCCGGAGGATGATTTATATAAATACGCAATCTGTTTATAATGATTAAATGAGTTGAGCATTCAACGTTTCTTATTCTTCAATTGCATTCCACCGCGACCAGTCCAGCTATTGCTCCCCCAACCATTGTCGAAACGCCGTCGCCTTTTCCCTGCTCACAATAACATCCTCTTCAGAATCCGGTTTCAAATCCAACTTGAGCTTTGATCCGAACCACAAGTGCACCTTTACAATAGCGTTCAGTGTAACAATAAACTGCCGGTTCGCTCTTATGAATTTCTTCGCATCAAGAGATATTTCAATTTCATCCAGCGTCTGATCAATGATGTACTCACGGTTATCAAATGTTTTGATGAAGTTGTTTTTTTTCCTGGTGAAGAAGTAAGCCACTTCGGATACTTCTACAGGTATCAAACGGTCACCTTGTTTTATAAGGAAGCGTTCGCGCAAGGTATTTTGTTTCTGAAGTTCCAGCAGCAGAGATTGAATCAAACCCTCCTGTTGTTTTTGAGAATACAGTTTCTTTACCTGTTTCAACTTCTCTATGCTTCGCTGCAACTCTTGTTGCTTTACAGGCTTCAATAAATAATCGATGCTGTTTACTTTAAAGGCCCTGATTGCATATTCATCATACGCTGTAATAAATATAACCGGACAGCTTACAGATGCTTTCTCAAAAATGTCAAAGCTTTTCCCATCTCCCAGCTCTATGTCCATCAACAACAAATCTGGAGCAGGATGATCGTTTAGCCATGCAATGCTTTTCCTCACCGAATCCAATATCGCCATCACTTTAAAAGCAGGATCGATTTCCATCAAGATATCTTTCAACCTTCTTGCCGCCAGGGCTTCATCTTCTATGATGGCAATATTCATCTGTTTGAGTTTTTTATAAGCGGTACGGAAACAATAAACTTCCCATTGCTGTCAGCTATTTCCGGAGCAGGAGCATGCAACAACTTGTATTTCGAAAAAATGCTGGCCAAACCTTTTTGTGTAGAGTTGAGCTGCACTGATTTCGGACGCAAGTCATTAGTTACTTCCAACCGGTTGTTCTGTTCAGACGAAATCGTTACCTGCAAAGGAAAATCGGCAGAGACCTCATTGTGTTTTACTGCATTCTCCAGTAACAATTGTAAAGTGAGCGGTGGAATCAATTGATCCATATCTTCTTTGCTTACCGCAATATTCATCAGGAGCCCATTCTCAAACCTTGTTTTCAACAGGAAGAAATAAGCCTGGATGAAATCCAGTTCTTCAGCTACGGTGATCAGCACTTTATCATTGCTTTGCAAAAGGTATCGGTAAACGAATGACAGCTCTTCTACAAATTTCTTTGCCCGGTG includes these proteins:
- the cls gene encoding cardiolipin synthase, with the protein product MTPYPYVNLLLFIAFILITIRVAVKVILDTQNSTKTLAYLLIIFFLPFIGIIIYFTFGMNYRKNKLYKKKLFKNKELRDRLRQWAYTETSENQELYATTIGNKQGLVSLLLKDSFSPLSNTNSVELLINGEQKFPVVLNALEQAEQYIHIEYYIYDDDEIGNLIKDLLIRKAKAGVTVRLIYDDFGSHGIKKKIVKELRDGGVDARPFYEIKFFFLANRYNYRDHRKTIIVDGKVGFIGGINISDKYINDRPKPLFWRDTHLKISGECIYSLQYLFISNWNFCCDNELDLVPEFFPPVRNQQNKLVQIVGSGPDSDRASIMLSFFTAIATAQTELFITSPYFVPNESILDAIKKAALSGVDVRILVPGISDSRFVNFASRAYYGELLMAGVRIFLYKKGFIHAKTIAADDNLSIVGTANMDLRSFDLNFEAVAVIYDQQINKQLKASFHNDVKDSEEILVDEWMKRSKWIVLTEAIAKLVSPIL
- a CDS encoding response regulator transcription factor; the encoded protein is MNIAIIEDEALAARRLKDILMEIDPAFKVMAILDSVRKSIAWLNDHPAPDLLLMDIELGDGKSFDIFEKASVSCPVIFITAYDEYAIRAFKVNSIDYLLKPVKQQELQRSIEKLKQVKKLYSQKQQEGLIQSLLLELQKQNTLRERFLIKQGDRLIPVEVSEVAYFFTRKKNNFIKTFDNREYIIDQTLDEIEISLDAKKFIRANRQFIVTLNAIVKVHLWFGSKLKLDLKPDSEEDVIVSREKATAFRQWLGEQ